A single Triticum dicoccoides isolate Atlit2015 ecotype Zavitan chromosome 2A, WEW_v2.0, whole genome shotgun sequence DNA region contains:
- the LOC119355239 gene encoding 1,4-alpha-glucan-branching enzyme 2, chloroplastic/amyloplastic-like translates to MASPAFAVSAAGLARPSAPRSGGPERRGRGVELQSPSLLFGRNKGTRSPRAVGVGGSGWRVVMRAGGPSGEVMIPDGGSGGTPPSIDGPVQFDSDDLKVPFIDDETSLQDGGEDTIWSSETNQVTEEIDAEGTSRMDKESSTGEKLRILPPPGNGQQIYEIDPTLRDFKYHLEYRYSLYRRIRSDIDEHEGGMDVFSRGYEKFGFVRSAEGITYREWAPGADSAALVGDFNNWDPNADHMSKNDLGIWEIFLPNNADGSPPIPHGSRVKVRMGTPSGTKDSIPAWIKYSVQTPGDIPYNGIYYDPPEEEKYVFKHSQPKRPKSLRIYETHVGMSSPEPKINTYANFRDEVLPRIKRLGYNAVQIMAIQEHSYYGSFGYHVTNFFAPSSRFGSPEDLKSLIDRAHELGLVVLMDVVHSHASNNTLDGLNGFDGTDTHYFHGGSRGHHWMWDSRVFNYGNKEVIRFLLSNARWWLEEYKFDGFRFDGATSMMYTHHGLQVTFTGSYHEYFGFATDVDAVVYLMLVNDLIHGFYPEAVTIGEDVSGMPTFALPVQVGGVGFDYRLHMAVADKWIELLKGNDEAWEMGNIVHTLTNRRWLEKCVTYAESHDQALVGDKTIAFWLMDKDMYDFMALNGPSTPNIDRGIALHKMIRLITMGLGGEGYLNFMGNEFGHPEWIDFPRGPQVLPTGKFIPGNNNSYDKCRRRFDLGDAEFLRYHGMQQFDQAMQHLEEKYGFMTSDHQYVSRKHEEDKVIVFEKGDLVFVFNFHWSNSYFDYRVGCLKPGKYKVVLDSDAGLFGGFGRIHHTAEHFTSDCQHDNRPHSFSVYTPSRTCVVYAPMN, encoded by the exons atgGCGTCGCCGGCATTCGCAGTTTCCGCGGCGGGCCTCGCCCGGCCGTCGGCTCCTCGATCCGGCGGGCCAGAGCGGAGGGGGCGCGGGGTGGAGCTGCAGTCGCCATCGCTGCTCTTCGGCCGCAACAAGGGCACCCGTTCACCCC GTGCCGTCGGCGTCGGAGGTTCTGGATGGCGCGTGGTCATGCGCGCGGGTGGGCCCTCCGGGGAGGTGATGATCCCTGACGGCGGTAGTGGCGGAACACCGCCTTCCATCGACGGTCCCGTTCAGTTCGACTCTGATGATCTGAAG GTTCCATTCATCGATGATGAAACAAGCCTACAGGATGGAGGTGAAGATACTATTTGGTCTTCAGAGACAAATCAGGTTACTGAAGAAATTGATGCTGAAGGCACGAGCAGAATGGACAAAGAATCATCTACGGGAGAGAAATTACGCATTCTGCCACCACCGGGAAATGGACAGCAAATATACGAGATTGACCCAACGCTCCGAGACTTTAAGTACCATCTTGAGTATCG ATACAGCCTATATAGGAGAATACGTTCAGACATTGATGAACACGAAGGAGGCATGGATGTATTTTCCCGCGGTTACGAGAAGTTTGGATTTGTGCGCAG CGCTGAAGGTATCACTTACCGAGAATGGGCTCCTGGAGCAGAT TCTGCAGCATTAGTTGGCGACTTCAACAATTGGGATCCAAATGCAGACCATATGAGCAAA AATGACTTGGGTATTTGGGAGATTTTTCTGCCAAACAATGCAGACGGTTCGCCACCAATTCCTCACGGCTCACGGGTGAAG GTGCGAATGGGTACTCCATCTGGGACAAAGGATTCAATTCCTGCTTGGATCAAGTACTCCGTGCAGACTCCAGGAGATATACCATACAATGGAATATATTATGATCCTCCCGAAGAG GAGAAGTATGTATTCAAGCATTCTCAACCTAAACGACCAAAATCATTGCGGATATATGAAACACATGTTGGCATGAGTAGCCCG GAACCAAAGATCAACACATATGCAAACTTTCGGGATGAGGTGCTTCCAAGAATTAAAAGACTTGGGTACAATGCAGTGCAAATAATGGCAATCCAAGAGCACTCATACTATGGAAGCTTTGG GTACCATGttaccaatttctttgcaccaagtagccgTTTTGGGTCCCCAGAAGATTTAAAATCTTTGATTGATAGAGCTCACGAGCTTGGCTTGGTTGTCCTCATGGATGTTGTTCACAG TCACGCGTCAAATAATACCTTGGACGGGTTGAATGGTTTTGATGGCACGGATACACATTACTTTCATGGCGGTTCACGGGGCCATCATTGGATGTGGGATTCCCGTGTGTTCAACTACGGGAATAAGGAA GTTATAAGGTTTCTACTTTCCAATGCAAGATGGTGGCTAGAGGAGTATAAGTTTGATGGTTTCCGATTCGACGGCGCAACCTCCATGATGTATACCCACCATGGATTACAA GTAACCTTTACAGGGAGCTACCATGAATACTTTGGCTTTGCCACTGATGTAGATGCGGTCGTTTACTTGATGCTGGTGAATGATCTAATTCATGGGTTTTATCCCGAAGCGGTAACTATCGGTGAAGAT GTTAGTGGAATGCCTACATTTGCCCTTCCTGTTCAAGTTGGTGGGGTTGGTTTTGACTATCGCTTACATATGGCTGTTGCCGACAAATGGATTGAACTTCTCAA AGGAAATGATGAAGCTTGGGAGATGGGTAATATTGTGcacacactaacaaatagaaggtgGTTGGAAAAGTGTGTTACTTATGCTGAAAGTCACGATCAAGCACTGGTTGGAGACAAGACTATTGCATTCTGGTTGATGGACAAG GATATGTATGATTTCATGGCTCTGAACGGACCTTCGACACCTAATATTGATCGTGGAATAGCACTGCATAAAATGATTAGACTTATCACAATGGGTTTAGGAGGAGAGGGTTATCTTAACTTTATGGGAAATGAGTTCGGGCATCCTG AATGGATAGACTTTCCAAGAGGCCCACAAGTACTTCCAACTGGTAAGTTCATCCCAGGAAACAACAACAGTTACGACAAATGCCGTCGAAGATTTGACCTG GGTGATGCAGAATTTCTTAGGTATCATGGTATGCAGCAGTTTGATCAGGCGATGCAGCATCTTGAGGAAAAATATGGC TTTATGACATCAGACCACCAGTACGTATCTCGGAAACATGAGGAAGATAAGGTGATCGTGTTTGAAAAAGGGGACTTGGTATTTGTGTTCAACTTCCACTGGAGTAATAGCTATTTCGACTACCGGGTTGGCTGTTTAAAGCCTGGGAAGTACAAG GTTGTCTTAGACTCAGACGCCGGACTCTTTGGTGGATTTGGTAGGATCCATCACACTGCAGAGCACTTCACTTCT GACTGCCAACATGACAACAGGCCCCATTCGTTCTCAGTGTACACTCCTAGCAGAACCTGTGTTGTCTATGCTCCAATGAACTAA